A region of Haliotis asinina isolate JCU_RB_2024 chromosome 9, JCU_Hal_asi_v2, whole genome shotgun sequence DNA encodes the following proteins:
- the LOC137296971 gene encoding uncharacterized protein — translation MAVLFVVCIALFGVAVSGDVSCDRRQGGQIWKADPQDCTKFYLCFNGQKFNFSCGANVYDPTTRTCVRAGSQWDKCSIKSQLENLNPCSGRGVERAAKGDNCAQYYDCLSRDSTITSDPSVKECEYPMLYNDETNRCEHYSQVTCGQRREVKDPCEYEANQCPLSHCIPCNVRHPSCNGLQDGMNPWVGREWSPLFVVCEQGRVVYNGQCDVTHGPIVFNPEKRACEVVKDERDLM, via the exons ATGGCGGTATTGTTTGTGGTCTGTATTGCGCTGTTTGGAGTTGCAGTCTCAGGGGACGTATCCTGCGATCGGAGACAAGGGGGCCAAATCTGGAAGGCAGACCCTCAGGACTGCACGAAGTTCTACCTGTGTTTTAACGGACAGAAATTCAACTTCTCTTGTGGAGCTAATGTTTATGACCCTACCACGAGAACGTGTGTTCGAGCTGGATCTCAATGGGACAAAT GTTCCATAAAATCTCAGCTGGAGAATTTGAACCCATGCAGCGGTCGCGGCGTGGAGCGAGcagccaagggagataactgtgcaCAGTACTACGACTGCTTGTCACGTGACTCCACCATCACGTCGGATCCGTCTGTTAAGGAGTGTGAATACCCAATGCTGTACAATGATGAGACCAACAGGTGCGAGCACTACTCGCAAGTGACATGTGGACAAAGGAGAGAGGTCAAGGACCCTT GCGAATATGAAGCTAACCAGTGCCCACTCTCTCACTGCATACCATGTAACGTTAGGCATCCAAGCTGTAACGGTCTCCAAGATGGCATGAACCCGTGGGTCGGACGAGAGTGGTCTCCCCTTTTCGTTGTCTGCGAGCAAGGTCGAGTTGTCTACAATGGCCAGTGTGACGTCACCCACGGACCGATAGTCTTTAATCCAGAAAAGCGTGCATGTGAGGTTGTCAAGGACGAGCGGGATCTCATGTAA
- the LOC137295529 gene encoding uncharacterized protein produces MSGFTATAAVLCMLATVCVGQVDYRNWFLAIPGNCTHFTLAIGSFRRAFPCPNNLVFSPLSKTCVDRDDVKNTQCATVQTDSDILRLCEGCKAEGYGRQCLYATQDNCATYINCSKTVDDDIYDNMPAYKDECIYPNLFNGAIQDCDDFTNVQCGQKMEPTQPCQYQRNLCGRSAHCKPCAYRFASCANKPDGDQPWEGRSWTPYYARCKNQRTLYSGTCTSSRSGQPRIFSLETNRCDDLTLIPSRYGGLYEGK; encoded by the exons ATGTCGGGTTTTACGGCGACGGCAGCGGTGCTGTGTATGTTGGCAACGGTCTGTGTGGGTCAGGTTGATTACCGAAATTGGTTTTTAGCGATTCCTGGAAATTGTACCCATTTTACCCTAGCAATAGGCTCTTTTCGCCGAGCTTTCCCGTGTCCCAACAATCTCGTGTTTTCGCCGTTATCTAAGACGTGTGTCGACCGGGACGATGTAAAGAATACACAGTGCGCCACAG TGCAGACAGATTCTGATATCCTTCGACTTTGTGAGGGATGTAAGGCTGAAGGATACGGACGCCAGTGCCTTTACGCCACACAAGACAACTGCGCCACCTACATCAACTGCTCCAAGACTGTGGACGACGACATCTACGACAACATGCCGGCGTACAAGGATGAGTGCATTTACCCCAACTTATTCAACGGCGCCATACAGGATTGTGACGACTTCACAAATGTGCAATGCGGACAAAAGATGGAGCCTACACAACCTT GCCAGTATCAACGCAACTTATGTGGGCGAAGTGCACACTGCAAGCCATGTGCATATCGCTTCGCCAGTTGCGCCAACAAGCCTGACGGTGACCAGCCCTGGGAGGGAAGAAGCTGGACGCCATATTATGCCAGATGCAAGAATCAGCGGACATTGTACTCGGGCACATGCACCTCCTCTAGATCTGGTCAACCCCGCATCTTCAGTCTAGAGACGAACAGATGTGACGATCTTACCTTGATCCCAAGTCGATATGGCGGCCTGTATGAAGGAAAATAA
- the LOC137296997 gene encoding uncharacterized protein: MGCKQTKVTPSKQTSPEEALTGKINCPHELYYARCQVTRLSGEEILQQLRDEGLVPDRQSSGGVAFSVPAVEGVAPRGKPPRRLEQIPVRCFYTAERRRQKADEFRFNKLVDQVQRKQLDREIKHKAVKDEKKRRLFLKKMRAEHQLQMREEKLKKLEEERAAKKKTSSKK; this comes from the exons ATGGGTTGCAAACAGACCAAGGTTACACCTTCCAAGCAGACGTCTCCCGAGGAGGCTCTGACGGGCAAGATAAACTGTCCTCATGAGCTGTACTACGCCAGGTGTCAGGTGACACGTCTGTCAGGGGAGGAGATTCTTCAACAGCTACGAGATGAGGGTTTGGTCCCCGACCGTCAATCCAGCGGAGGAGTGGCCTTCTCTGTCCCCGCCGTAGAGGGGGTTGCTCCCCGCGGCAAACCTCCCCGACGTCTGGAGCAAATCCCAGTACGATGCTTCTACACAGCTGAGAGGAGGAGACAGAAGGCGGACGAATTCAGATTTAACAA ACTAGTTGATCAAGTCCAGAGGAAACAACTTGACAGAGAAATCAAGCACAAAGCTGTCAAGGACgagaagaaacgtcgcctgttCCTGAAGAAAATGAGGGCGGAACATCAGCTCCAGATGAGGGAGGAGAAACTGAAGAAGCTGGAGGAAGAGCGGGCGGCGAAGAAAAAGACGTCATCCAAGAAATAG